The following are from one region of the Prevotella communis genome:
- a CDS encoding peptidylprolyl isomerase yields the protein MKIKCIIASLLFVLPAAAQTNEVLLETTEGNIRVMLYDDTPLHRDNFLKLVDEQFYDSLLFHRVIRNFMIQAGDPKSKHAESGEILGGGDLGYTLPAEIKTPTHYHARGTLAMAREGDARNPQRRSSACQFYIVWGKTYSTKELEAIQEKVLENTKGQTRFSSEMYWTYKKRGGSPHLDGQYTVFGEVTEGLDVVEKIQKVFTDDYNRPVNDVRIIRATRIKR from the coding sequence ATGAAAATCAAATGTATTATAGCCAGTCTGCTGTTTGTATTGCCAGCAGCCGCTCAGACCAATGAGGTGCTGCTTGAGACAACAGAGGGCAACATCCGTGTCATGCTGTATGATGACACACCGCTGCATCGTGACAACTTCCTGAAACTCGTGGATGAACAATTTTATGACTCCCTGCTCTTTCACCGTGTCATCAGGAATTTCATGATACAGGCGGGCGACCCAAAGAGTAAGCATGCAGAATCAGGAGAGATTCTGGGCGGAGGCGATCTGGGCTATACGCTGCCTGCAGAAATCAAGACGCCTACACACTATCATGCCAGAGGAACCCTGGCAATGGCTCGCGAGGGCGATGCCAGAAACCCGCAGAGACGCTCCAGCGCCTGCCAGTTCTATATCGTATGGGGTAAGACCTATTCCACCAAGGAACTGGAAGCCATCCAGGAGAAGGTGCTCGAAAATACCAAGGGACAGACCAGATTCAGTTCTGAGATGTACTGGACTTACAAAAAGCGCGGCGGTTCGCCCCATCTCGACGGACAATACACCGTGTTTGGCGAAGTCACCGAGGGACTGGATGTCGTAGAGAAAATCCAGAAGGTGTTTACCGACGACTACAACCGTCCTGTTAATGATGTGCGCATTATCAGGGCTACGAGAATCAAAAGATAG
- a CDS encoding MATE family efflux transporter, giving the protein MISRVKSKDLLSYIREGRTMTQQEKLRLIVQLSIPSILAQISATVMFFIDASMVGHLGAKASASIGLVETTGWLMGGLASAASMGFSVQVAHFIGANDFEAARRVLRQALVCCLIFSFVMSGICIGISPFLPYWLGGSTEIARDASLYFAIIGLAGIFFQMEGLAGSMLKCSGNMKIPSILNIGMCVMDVIFNYFFIYILDLGVMGAAMGTGLAELVTAILMLYFLLVKSDMLRLKGFPGSFRPKSDTVGTAFKIGAPMGLQHLLMGGAQIVSTLIVAPLGTIAIASHSLAITVESLCYMPGFGIAEAATTLVGQGIGAGQKVLTRSLALMSVGMGIVVMTFMGILMWTFAPELMTIMSPVDDVITLGTDVLRIEAWAEPMFAAAIVCNGVFVGAGDTLKPAFMSLASMWGVRLTLAWYLSKDYGLMGVWLAMAIELTFRGIIFLTRLFTGNWNNKLKLKMDN; this is encoded by the coding sequence ATAATATCACGGGTGAAAAGTAAAGACTTATTATCATACATACGTGAAGGTCGCACGATGACGCAACAGGAGAAGTTGCGGCTCATCGTGCAACTTTCTATTCCCTCTATCCTTGCACAGATATCCGCCACGGTGATGTTCTTCATCGACGCATCCATGGTGGGACATCTGGGTGCAAAGGCTTCTGCTTCCATCGGACTGGTTGAGACCACCGGATGGCTGATGGGCGGACTGGCCTCTGCAGCCTCGATGGGATTCTCTGTACAGGTGGCCCATTTCATTGGTGCCAACGACTTTGAGGCGGCACGTCGTGTGTTGCGTCAGGCCTTGGTATGCTGCCTGATATTCAGTTTCGTGATGAGTGGCATCTGCATAGGCATCAGTCCCTTCCTGCCCTACTGGCTTGGCGGCAGTACAGAGATAGCACGTGATGCCTCACTCTATTTTGCCATCATCGGACTGGCAGGCATCTTCTTCCAGATGGAAGGACTGGCAGGCTCTATGCTGAAGTGCTCAGGTAATATGAAGATACCCTCTATCCTCAACATTGGTATGTGTGTGATGGACGTTATCTTCAACTATTTCTTTATCTATATCCTCGACCTCGGCGTGATGGGCGCTGCCATGGGCACAGGACTTGCCGAACTCGTCACAGCCATCCTGATGTTGTATTTCCTGCTGGTAAAGAGCGATATGCTCCGTCTGAAAGGTTTCCCAGGCTCGTTCCGTCCAAAGAGCGATACCGTTGGCACAGCCTTTAAGATTGGGGCACCTATGGGACTGCAACACCTGCTGATGGGCGGTGCACAGATAGTAAGCACGCTGATAGTAGCCCCGCTGGGCACTATCGCCATAGCCTCCCACTCGCTGGCCATCACCGTTGAGAGTCTCTGTTATATGCCAGGCTTTGGTATAGCTGAAGCAGCCACCACACTTGTAGGACAGGGAATAGGTGCCGGTCAGAAGGTGCTGACCAGAAGTCTGGCACTGATGTCTGTGGGCATGGGCATCGTCGTGATGACCTTCATGGGTATCCTGATGTGGACCTTCGCACCAGAGCTGATGACAATCATGTCGCCTGTAGACGACGTTATCACACTGGGTACCGATGTCCTGCGCATCGAGGCATGGGCCGAACCGATGTTTGCTGCCGCCATCGTATGCAATGGCGTCTTCGTGGGTGCCGGCGACACGCTGAAGCCAGCCTTTATGAGTCTGGCATCCATGTGGGGCGTACGTCTGACGCTGGCCTGGTACCTGTCAAAGGATTACGGCCTGATGGGGGTCTGGCTGGCAATGGCCATAGAACTGACCTTCAGAGGCATCATTTTCCTGACACGCCTCTTTACTGGGAACTGGAACAACAAACTGAAACTTAAAATGGATAATTGA